In one Thermodesulforhabdus norvegica genomic region, the following are encoded:
- a CDS encoding DctP family TRAP transporter solute-binding subunit has translation MKKFGKVMKVVSLCLLFVAWLVTAPSVQAEKVVIKLGHSDPEDPCISKKGAAARVFKDIVEAETGGSVEVQVFPSNQLGGEREMIESTKLGTIQMCIVSAALAGYFRPVMVLDIPYLFSSAPVAWKVLDGPFGQELSAALLRETGLRNLAYGETGFRHFTNSKRPVRTPEDLKGLKIRVMESPIYITMVKSLGALPTPIAWPEVYGALQQKVVDGQENPAGVIYNVKFYEVQKYLTLDGHSYGTDFILINDDFYRNKLTEEQRRVIDKAAIIAGNVGRAIQQLNSAMAVAKLKEKGMEVYSPTPEEREKFKAASQGPVIEWLKTQVDPSWVDKVLAAVKQAEEELGKRTQ, from the coding sequence ATGAAAAAGTTTGGGAAAGTCATGAAGGTAGTGAGCCTTTGTTTGCTATTCGTAGCCTGGCTTGTGACGGCGCCTTCTGTTCAGGCAGAAAAGGTGGTCATAAAGCTCGGGCATTCCGATCCTGAGGACCCATGTATTTCAAAGAAAGGCGCCGCTGCAAGGGTCTTTAAGGACATCGTTGAGGCAGAAACGGGAGGGAGCGTAGAAGTTCAGGTCTTTCCTTCCAATCAGCTCGGCGGCGAGCGGGAGATGATCGAATCGACTAAGCTGGGAACCATTCAGATGTGCATCGTGTCGGCCGCTCTGGCCGGATATTTTCGACCTGTTATGGTTCTTGACATTCCCTATCTTTTCAGTTCGGCGCCTGTGGCCTGGAAGGTTCTCGACGGGCCTTTTGGTCAAGAATTATCAGCGGCGTTGCTCAGGGAAACGGGCTTGAGAAATCTGGCTTATGGGGAAACGGGCTTCCGTCACTTCACCAATTCCAAAAGGCCGGTGCGTACTCCCGAAGATTTAAAGGGGCTGAAGATCAGGGTAATGGAGTCTCCCATATACATAACAATGGTTAAGTCTCTGGGCGCTCTTCCCACGCCCATCGCTTGGCCTGAAGTCTACGGGGCCCTTCAGCAGAAGGTTGTGGATGGTCAGGAAAATCCTGCCGGCGTGATCTACAACGTCAAATTCTACGAGGTTCAGAAGTATCTGACGCTGGACGGCCATTCTTACGGCACGGATTTTATACTGATAAACGACGATTTTTACAGGAATAAACTGACGGAGGAACAGCGCCGCGTAATAGACAAAGCCGCCATAATTGCGGGCAACGTTGGAAGGGCCATACAACAGCTTAATTCGGCAATGGCCGTGGCAAAGCTCAAAGAGAAAGGTATGGAAGTTTATTCTCCTACGCCGGAGGAGCGTGAGAAGTTCAAAGCTGCTTCTCAGGGTCCTGTCATTGAATGGTTGAAGACGCAGGTGGATCCGTCCTGGGTGGACAAGGTTCTTGCCGCGGTCAAACAGGCAGAGGAAGAGCTTGGGAAGAGAACTCAATAA
- a CDS encoding ABC transporter substrate-binding protein, which translates to MKSDRIIRSFLFFTLVIVVVSGLFLPSYAVTENEVIIGLNIPLTGPYALQGKDQMRAYKMAQEEINASGGILGKKIKYLYADSKSNPEVSVENVKKFIAQGVDMVTGGSSSGVAVAVSRVCQEAKKLFLATLTYSNDVTGKDAHRYTFRETYNAWMAAKALGAYLNERFSGARYFYITADYTWGWTTRDSLKKFTGTENAPDVLVPLGSPRPEYGKAIRKALETGTDVLVLVLFGRDMIYAMQECIDLGCTDQVKQIVVPNLEIHMAIGRNPPYTAGVIGAVPWYWEIPYIYGYERGKKFVEDYKKRWGEMPGSGGATAYTNIYLYKWAVERTGSFDPRKLIPALEDYTFTFLKDQETIRAYDHQTIQTVFVVRGKASGRDMWDVFEVIKAFPGTFVAPTPEENPVRLEPLD; encoded by the coding sequence ATGAAGAGCGATCGGATTATACGATCATTTCTTTTTTTTACTCTGGTTATTGTGGTTGTGTCAGGGCTATTTTTACCGTCCTACGCCGTCACAGAAAACGAGGTGATCATAGGTTTAAACATCCCTCTTACAGGTCCCTATGCCCTTCAGGGAAAGGACCAGATGAGAGCCTATAAAATGGCTCAGGAAGAAATAAATGCTTCGGGTGGAATACTGGGAAAGAAAATCAAATATCTTTATGCGGACAGTAAAAGTAATCCCGAAGTTTCCGTCGAAAATGTTAAGAAGTTTATAGCCCAGGGCGTTGATATGGTAACCGGCGGTTCTTCCAGTGGCGTGGCCGTAGCGGTCAGTCGGGTTTGTCAGGAAGCTAAAAAACTGTTCCTGGCCACCTTGACGTACTCGAACGACGTAACTGGCAAAGATGCTCATCGTTACACTTTCAGGGAAACCTATAATGCCTGGATGGCGGCGAAGGCTCTTGGGGCATATCTTAACGAAAGATTTTCCGGTGCTAGATACTTCTACATAACCGCCGATTACACCTGGGGCTGGACCACCCGGGATTCTCTGAAAAAATTTACCGGAACCGAAAACGCACCCGACGTACTGGTTCCTCTTGGAAGTCCGCGTCCCGAGTACGGGAAGGCCATCCGGAAGGCCCTGGAGACCGGCACCGACGTTCTGGTGCTCGTTCTTTTCGGCCGTGATATGATTTACGCCATGCAGGAGTGCATTGATCTGGGTTGTACCGACCAGGTTAAACAGATAGTGGTTCCCAATCTTGAAATTCACATGGCCATCGGCAGAAATCCACCTTATACTGCGGGTGTAATAGGGGCAGTTCCCTGGTACTGGGAAATCCCATACATTTATGGATATGAACGGGGAAAAAAGTTTGTGGAAGACTACAAGAAAAGATGGGGTGAAATGCCCGGATCCGGCGGTGCAACGGCTTACACCAACATCTACCTTTACAAATGGGCCGTAGAGAGGACGGGGTCCTTTGATCCCAGAAAGTTGATACCGGCACTGGAAGACTACACCTTCACTTTTCTTAAAGATCAGGAAACCATAAGAGCCTATGACCATCAAACGATTCAAACCGTCTTCGTCGTAAGGGGCAAAGCATCGGGCAGAGACATGTGGGATGTCTTCGAAGTAATTAAAGCATTCCCGGGAACCTTTGTTGCTCCGACACCGGAAGAGAATCCCGTAAGGCTTGAACCTCTGGACTAG
- a CDS encoding leucyl aminopeptidase yields the protein MKIRWLVPEYERCDVLVLFSFEDEKEGLAENRWFRQYCSWMTESSAWEHFAGKKKQVFHSFAPRDAFFEKCVLAGLGKRKDFSTDTWYEVIAEVFTRITQLEGKNVAVPFPILSALQENAYELLRELLYGFFSLSYRFTRYKTSEEQQREISEQIVLLEDEPSGALIDVLAYMDTLMGPVKRARDLITAPSNDVTPESFAREAARVAEAHNLGLTVISQREAEEKGMGAFAAVARGSHNEGIIVILEYCPKGCENEKPLVFVGKGITFDTGGISIKPAQNMELMKHDMAGAAAVLGTMEAVGILKPPRRVVGIMPLAENMPDGKAYRPGDVLKTYSGKTVEVISTDAEGRLILCDALAYAVKTYSPAFLADIATLTGACIIALGDRVAGLMGNKDETVERVRRLGEKVGEKFWPLPLWDFYAEDIKSDVADMKNVGNRKAGTIIGGMFLKQFVPDEIRWVHIDIAGPAWAEKPWFHMPKGATGFGIRTFIEIIRNWD from the coding sequence ATGAAGATAAGATGGCTTGTGCCCGAATACGAACGTTGTGATGTGCTTGTTCTTTTCTCCTTCGAAGACGAAAAAGAAGGGCTCGCCGAAAACAGGTGGTTTCGGCAATATTGCTCCTGGATGACCGAATCCTCGGCCTGGGAGCACTTTGCGGGTAAAAAGAAGCAGGTCTTTCACTCCTTTGCTCCCCGTGACGCCTTTTTTGAAAAATGCGTTCTGGCAGGGCTGGGCAAACGGAAAGATTTTTCAACGGACACATGGTACGAGGTCATAGCGGAAGTCTTTACCAGAATAACCCAGCTTGAAGGCAAGAACGTAGCCGTTCCCTTCCCGATTCTGTCAGCCCTTCAGGAAAATGCTTATGAACTTCTCAGAGAATTACTCTACGGTTTTTTTTCACTTTCTTATCGATTTACCCGGTACAAGACTTCTGAAGAACAACAGCGGGAAATTTCCGAGCAGATCGTCCTCCTTGAAGACGAGCCTTCCGGTGCACTTATCGATGTGCTGGCCTACATGGACACCCTAATGGGGCCGGTAAAGAGGGCAAGGGATTTAATAACGGCACCGTCCAACGATGTAACTCCGGAGAGTTTTGCCCGGGAAGCCGCCCGGGTTGCAGAGGCCCACAATCTGGGGTTGACCGTTATTTCTCAAAGGGAAGCCGAAGAAAAGGGAATGGGAGCTTTTGCCGCCGTCGCCAGGGGGAGCCACAACGAAGGCATAATCGTAATCCTCGAGTACTGTCCGAAGGGCTGTGAGAACGAAAAACCCCTGGTTTTCGTCGGAAAGGGAATCACTTTCGATACAGGCGGCATTTCAATAAAACCGGCACAGAATATGGAGTTAATGAAGCACGATATGGCCGGTGCTGCTGCAGTCCTTGGAACCATGGAAGCCGTGGGAATATTGAAGCCTCCCAGGCGGGTAGTGGGTATCATGCCTCTTGCCGAAAACATGCCCGACGGTAAGGCCTATAGACCCGGAGATGTGCTTAAAACTTACTCCGGAAAGACCGTTGAAGTTATAAGCACAGACGCAGAAGGCCGTCTCATTCTCTGCGACGCCCTGGCTTACGCAGTCAAAACGTACAGCCCGGCATTCCTTGCAGACATTGCGACCCTTACGGGAGCGTGCATAATCGCCCTCGGTGATAGAGTGGCAGGGCTTATGGGAAACAAAGATGAAACCGTCGAGCGGGTAAGACGGCTTGGAGAAAAGGTGGGTGAAAAGTTCTGGCCTCTTCCTCTGTGGGATTTTTATGCTGAAGACATCAAGAGCGACGTAGCGGACATGAAAAACGTCGGTAACAGAAAGGCCGGAACCATAATCGGCGGTATGTTCCTGAAACAATTCGTTCCCGATGAAATCCGCTGGGTGCACATCGACATAGCCGGCCCTGCCTGGGCAGAAAAACCCTGGTTCCACATGCCAAAAGGGGCAACCGGTTTTGGCATAAGAACCTTTATTGAGATCATAAGGAACTGGGATTAA
- the nth gene encoding endonuclease III: MKNADLENRYGAVLNAFRRVYPDPKLALRFENPFQLLVAVILSAQCTDERVNSVTEELFKKVKGPEDIIRMSDEELENLIRPTGYYRQKAKSLKGCCEVLLKNYGGEIPTRMDELVKLPGVGRKTAAMVLGNAFGINEGIAVDTHVRRVAQRVGLSDHDTPEKIEQDLMKHIPRDLWTWFSNATILHGRNVCKARKPNCGECPVKEVCRFFMKSGGV, translated from the coding sequence ATGAAAAATGCGGATTTAGAAAATCGTTACGGGGCAGTCCTAAATGCTTTCCGTCGGGTTTATCCTGATCCGAAGCTTGCACTCCGCTTTGAAAATCCCTTCCAGCTCCTGGTGGCAGTAATACTTTCGGCCCAGTGTACCGACGAAAGGGTAAACAGTGTGACGGAGGAGCTTTTCAAGAAAGTCAAAGGTCCTGAAGACATAATTCGCATGTCTGACGAAGAGCTGGAGAATCTAATTCGCCCGACCGGCTACTACCGACAAAAGGCAAAAAGCCTAAAGGGGTGCTGTGAAGTTCTTCTGAAAAATTATGGGGGAGAGATACCCACCAGGATGGACGAACTTGTGAAACTTCCTGGAGTGGGGAGAAAAACCGCCGCAATGGTTCTGGGGAATGCCTTTGGCATTAACGAAGGCATAGCCGTGGACACACACGTCAGGAGGGTTGCACAGCGTGTGGGCTTGAGCGATCATGATACGCCGGAAAAGATAGAACAGGACCTTATGAAGCACATCCCGAGAGACCTGTGGACCTGGTTCAGCAATGCAACGATTCTTCACGGCCGTAATGTCTGCAAAGCCCGAAAGCCCAACTGCGGGGAATGCCCCGTAAAGGAAGTTTGTCGGTTTTTCATGAAGTCCGGAGGGGTTTGA
- a CDS encoding zinc-dependent alcohol dehydrogenase → MKAVVKATQDAGSLQVVDFPVPTIGPEDVLVRVKAAGICYSDVSILTNRYIGRKPVPIPLIMGHEGAGVVEEVGSEVQGIEPGMRVAFEALWGCGKCKWCKVGYKNMCKDWEHLGITRHGTFAEYVVVPAKLVHPLSPGVDFLDAALLEPLGLTVRTLEFAKPLPGETVAIIGPGALGMLHLQAFLAAGASKIMVIGLDQDKKRFEIAESLGAHRNINISREDPVKALLEETAGYGADIVVETANSPEATRLAVELAAPRGRVILFGLYPEATISPVTLLRNGLTVHGDVAILPHHFLMAMNWVESGKVNVKPMISRTFPLEDAQSAFEALRYGETVKVVFEIE, encoded by the coding sequence ATGAAAGCTGTCGTTAAGGCTACACAGGATGCGGGATCTTTGCAGGTTGTTGATTTTCCCGTGCCGACAATCGGCCCCGAGGATGTGCTGGTTCGGGTGAAGGCGGCGGGGATCTGTTATTCCGACGTTTCCATCCTGACGAATCGCTACATAGGACGAAAGCCCGTTCCGATCCCGCTGATCATGGGTCATGAAGGTGCCGGTGTGGTCGAAGAAGTTGGGTCCGAGGTTCAGGGTATAGAGCCGGGTATGCGGGTTGCCTTTGAAGCGCTGTGGGGATGTGGAAAGTGTAAGTGGTGCAAGGTGGGTTATAAAAACATGTGTAAGGACTGGGAACACCTGGGCATAACCAGACACGGGACCTTTGCGGAGTACGTTGTCGTTCCCGCAAAGCTGGTTCATCCACTGTCACCAGGGGTCGATTTTCTGGATGCTGCGCTCCTCGAGCCTCTCGGCCTGACGGTCAGAACGCTGGAGTTCGCAAAGCCGTTGCCGGGAGAAACCGTTGCCATCATCGGACCGGGAGCCCTGGGAATGCTCCATCTGCAGGCATTTCTGGCGGCAGGTGCCTCCAAGATCATGGTTATCGGGCTTGATCAGGACAAAAAGAGATTTGAAATTGCGGAGAGTTTGGGAGCTCATCGGAACATAAACATCAGCAGGGAAGATCCCGTTAAGGCGCTTTTGGAAGAAACGGCAGGCTACGGTGCAGATATCGTTGTGGAAACGGCAAACTCGCCTGAAGCGACACGCCTTGCTGTTGAACTGGCGGCTCCTAGAGGTCGGGTCATCCTGTTCGGTCTCTATCCGGAGGCCACCATTAGCCCGGTCACACTACTTCGTAACGGTCTGACCGTTCACGGTGACGTTGCCATACTGCCGCACCACTTTCTCATGGCCATGAATTGGGTGGAAAGTGGAAAGGTGAACGTCAAGCCTATGATCTCGAGGACCTTTCCCCTTGAGGATGCGCAAAGCGCTTTTGAGGCTCTGCGCTACGGTGAGACCGTGAAGGTGGTTTTTGAGATTGAGTAG
- a CDS encoding MFS transporter, with protein sequence MSSSVCPQPVSLRRILWDVVLISLMFFLGFLARFIFVPLMPTLEREWKISHEGAGTFFLFMAFGFISGQILSGLFSSRWNHRGNLIISAFLVGLSLFLVTLAPSLSILRIFLILLGFSAGLHLPSAVATIAASVDHEDLGKAMGVHQTAPILGMIIGPFLVEASFNVMSWRLLLCVISTSSVLLGLLFCLLGRTGSFAGKPPTVGHVKAVTGYPGFWVMVVIIGAGIGAAVGVYSMLPLFLIHEKGLNLSKANVLVGMSRIPCLFLTFLGGWLSDRLGMKITMAGSIIASGLALVGLVWSKGFLMNLFVFLQPALVSLFFAPAFAALSRCVPSTQRSIATSLAPPLAFVIGGGVIPYLLGYLGEHWSFSAGMGVIGIYSIGVAFLLMFLQFHPVEEGEGC encoded by the coding sequence TTGAGTTCCAGCGTTTGTCCCCAGCCCGTGAGCCTCCGCCGCATACTGTGGGATGTTGTGCTCATTAGCCTGATGTTTTTTCTTGGCTTTCTGGCGAGGTTTATTTTTGTACCTTTGATGCCGACCCTTGAAAGGGAATGGAAGATCAGTCACGAAGGGGCGGGAACTTTTTTTCTTTTTATGGCTTTTGGTTTCATTTCGGGACAAATCCTTTCAGGGCTGTTTTCGTCCAGATGGAATCACCGGGGAAATTTGATAATCTCTGCCTTTTTGGTGGGTCTGAGTCTCTTTCTTGTTACCCTGGCCCCCTCACTTTCAATATTGCGCATTTTTTTGATATTGCTGGGATTTTCCGCGGGGCTTCATCTCCCGTCGGCCGTCGCCACGATAGCGGCTTCGGTAGATCATGAGGACCTGGGGAAGGCCATGGGCGTTCACCAGACTGCTCCGATTTTGGGAATGATAATTGGCCCTTTTCTGGTCGAAGCATCCTTTAATGTGATGTCCTGGCGTTTATTGCTCTGTGTAATTTCGACTTCTTCGGTCTTGTTGGGCCTCCTGTTCTGCCTTCTGGGTCGAACTGGTTCCTTTGCGGGGAAGCCTCCCACAGTGGGCCATGTGAAGGCCGTAACCGGCTATCCTGGTTTCTGGGTGATGGTGGTCATCATCGGTGCAGGGATTGGAGCCGCCGTGGGTGTGTATAGCATGCTACCTCTTTTTCTTATCCATGAGAAAGGACTCAACCTCTCGAAGGCAAATGTCCTCGTGGGAATGTCCAGGATTCCCTGTCTTTTTCTTACCTTTTTGGGAGGGTGGCTGAGCGACCGACTGGGGATGAAAATCACAATGGCAGGCTCCATTATCGCTTCGGGTCTGGCTCTTGTCGGCCTCGTATGGAGCAAGGGTTTTTTAATGAATCTTTTCGTTTTCCTTCAGCCCGCCCTCGTGTCGCTGTTTTTTGCTCCGGCCTTTGCTGCCCTTTCCCGGTGTGTGCCTTCAACGCAAAGGAGTATTGCAACTTCTTTAGCTCCGCCTTTAGCCTTTGTCATAGGTGGCGGGGTAATTCCTTACCTGCTCGGCTATCTGGGAGAACACTGGAGCTTTTCCGCCGGAATGGGCGTTATTGGGATCTATTCGATAGGTGTGGCATTCCTTTTAATGTTTTTGCAATTTCACCCTGTGGAAGAAGGGGAGGGATGTTAG
- a CDS encoding class II fructose-bisphosphate aldolase, protein MMKRDLRPENVKKRFPDSIVPLVNGKALIMAARKHGTMIMATNIRCRLPVEGIIRASMATGAPVMYEIAKSELGYTEFTPASFVEFIVRENERLGNTRVPFAIHGDHITVKNPLEKEPVRALIAEELEAGFTSFAIDASHMENELNLEATADLARPIVEQGFCLEVELGEIGAKSGSAEGFTRPDEAEWFIRELVSRGIHPDLLAINNGSIHGTYFGAAQEGIQLDLTLEIWKAIQPWSVDIAQHGITGTSLEKISSFINYGIRKGNVGTFWQNITFGFAMNQNGNAITTEDKGYVKRPYRGIPDELWEEIWAWAKETGNVGGNIKKANKVFAAKLNAIGREYKERITWQVYEEAVKLFEATRSIGLADEVWACLEELG, encoded by the coding sequence ATGATGAAAAGAGATCTTCGACCGGAAAATGTAAAAAAGCGTTTTCCCGACAGTATAGTACCGCTGGTTAACGGGAAGGCACTAATAATGGCGGCCAGAAAACACGGCACCATGATCATGGCCACCAACATCCGTTGCAGGCTTCCCGTTGAAGGGATTATCAGAGCTTCCATGGCTACGGGTGCTCCGGTGATGTACGAGATTGCCAAATCAGAGCTTGGCTACACGGAGTTTACTCCGGCAAGCTTTGTCGAATTTATAGTCAGGGAAAACGAACGGCTGGGTAACACCAGGGTGCCTTTTGCCATCCACGGTGATCACATCACGGTAAAAAACCCTTTGGAGAAGGAACCGGTACGCGCCTTAATAGCGGAAGAACTGGAAGCCGGGTTCACATCCTTCGCCATTGATGCATCTCACATGGAAAACGAACTGAATCTTGAAGCCACGGCCGATCTCGCCCGGCCCATAGTTGAACAGGGATTTTGTCTTGAAGTGGAACTGGGTGAAATCGGCGCAAAGAGCGGAAGCGCTGAGGGTTTTACGAGACCCGATGAAGCAGAGTGGTTCATAAGAGAGCTGGTTTCAAGGGGCATACACCCCGACCTTCTGGCCATAAACAACGGATCCATCCACGGAACCTATTTTGGGGCCGCCCAGGAAGGAATTCAGCTGGATCTGACCCTTGAAATCTGGAAGGCCATTCAGCCCTGGTCCGTGGATATCGCACAACACGGAATTACGGGGACATCCCTTGAGAAGATATCGTCCTTTATAAACTACGGCATACGCAAAGGGAATGTCGGAACCTTCTGGCAGAACATAACCTTCGGCTTTGCCATGAACCAGAACGGTAATGCCATTACGACGGAAGATAAAGGCTACGTTAAGAGACCTTACAGGGGAATTCCCGACGAACTGTGGGAAGAGATATGGGCCTGGGCAAAAGAAACCGGAAATGTGGGCGGCAATATAAAGAAGGCTAACAAGGTCTTTGCCGCCAAGCTTAACGCCATAGGTCGTGAATACAAAGAACGTATTACCTGGCAGGTTTACGAGGAAGCAGTTAAGCTATTTGAGGCCACCCGCTCAATAGGATTGGCCGATGAAGTCTGGGCGTGTCTGGAGGAACTGGGTTAA
- a CDS encoding 5-formyltetrahydrofolate cyclo-ligase, whose amino-acid sequence MVRKDRLHECFRPYIRNKDKYERQKQSKNALRISILSGLNPEELLRQMEHCLNRCSERLRGLLAYRKARFIYLSLSPLMEQMRYNALMDGKIVVLPSPRLKNSFFLLDPASIAPSARLVAVRTNRISKYGRQIDFKTCRKPFIDMTVSEVVAANTRTGALLCDGTGFYDLHRGVMALLGWLKKDCLSVACVDGRNAGRHLMIPVKENDSIADYVVTPEGVIQINEKKSRRPVLIGEILDARTIRRSNVLFYIFRELLGVSDFFNFRFLRTFDTK is encoded by the coding sequence ATGGTGCGAAAAGATAGATTGCACGAGTGTTTTAGACCATACATCAGGAATAAAGACAAGTATGAGCGGCAGAAACAGAGCAAAAATGCTTTGAGGATCAGCATTCTTAGCGGGTTGAACCCGGAAGAATTGCTTCGCCAGATGGAGCACTGCCTTAACAGGTGCAGCGAGCGTTTGAGAGGACTGCTGGCCTACAGAAAAGCCCGTTTTATATACCTTTCCCTCAGTCCTTTGATGGAGCAAATGCGTTACAATGCCCTGATGGACGGTAAGATCGTTGTGTTACCGTCGCCCCGACTGAAAAACAGCTTCTTCCTGCTTGACCCTGCCTCCATAGCCCCCAGTGCACGGCTCGTAGCCGTAAGAACAAACCGGATTAGCAAATACGGCAGACAGATCGACTTTAAAACCTGTAGAAAGCCTTTCATCGATATGACCGTGTCCGAAGTGGTGGCCGCAAATACCAGAACGGGTGCGTTGCTCTGCGACGGAACGGGATTTTACGATCTCCATCGAGGCGTTATGGCCCTTCTGGGATGGCTCAAAAAGGACTGCCTATCTGTGGCCTGTGTGGACGGCAGGAATGCCGGAAGGCATCTGATGATACCGGTTAAAGAAAACGATAGCATTGCAGACTACGTTGTAACCCCGGAAGGAGTTATCCAGATCAACGAAAAAAAATCCCGGCGTCCGGTCCTTATAGGTGAAATACTCGACGCCAGGACCATAAGGCGAAGCAACGTTTTGTTCTATATTTTCAGGGAGCTTCTCGGCGTATCAGACTTCTTTAATTTCCGGTTCCTGAGAACCTTCGACACCAAGTGA
- a CDS encoding TRAP transporter large permease: MIWVFLGSFLLTMLLGVPVAFCLALSSMIFLIISGDIPLHLIPQRMFTGMDSFPLMAVPFFILAGDLMNSAGITERIVRFSTALVGHIRGGLAHVNIVASMFFAGISGSAVADTAALGSILIPAMEKDGYSKSFAAAVTASSSIIGPIIPPSIPVVIYALVGSVSVGALFLSGVIPGILIGLGLMAVAYVISRKYDYGTKRPVASVREFLAACWGALIPLIMPLIILGGILSGIFTPTEAASVAAGYAVIVGLLVLRTLKLSDLPSIFYRAMLTTSTIFLVMACANVFTWILGTEMIPQKIASAITSISQNPYVLLLLINLVLFIVGCFLEGIAAIIIMVPILLPIAQHAGIDPVHFGIIVVMNLMIGLITPPLGLCLFVCCSVSNVDFVDLVKAIFPFLLIEIVTLFVVTYVPGVALFVPRMFGY, translated from the coding sequence ATGATATGGGTTTTCCTGGGCTCTTTTCTTCTGACCATGTTGCTGGGGGTTCCCGTAGCCTTTTGCCTCGCTTTAAGCAGCATGATCTTTTTAATCATATCCGGTGATATTCCTTTGCATCTTATCCCCCAGAGAATGTTTACGGGTATGGATTCCTTTCCCCTTATGGCAGTACCCTTCTTCATCCTCGCCGGTGACCTTATGAACAGCGCAGGAATTACCGAAAGGATAGTTCGCTTTTCCACGGCTCTTGTGGGACATATCAGGGGAGGGCTGGCTCATGTTAATATCGTCGCCAGTATGTTTTTTGCCGGGATATCGGGTTCGGCGGTGGCGGACACGGCCGCGCTGGGATCTATCCTGATCCCTGCCATGGAAAAAGACGGTTATAGTAAAAGCTTTGCGGCGGCTGTGACCGCCTCGTCCTCGATCATAGGGCCGATCATTCCTCCCAGTATTCCCGTGGTAATATATGCCCTGGTGGGGTCGGTTTCCGTCGGCGCTCTCTTTCTGTCCGGAGTTATTCCCGGGATTCTCATAGGCCTTGGACTTATGGCCGTAGCGTACGTTATTTCCAGAAAATACGATTACGGAACAAAAAGGCCTGTGGCTTCGGTGAGAGAATTTCTGGCGGCCTGCTGGGGGGCTCTCATCCCGCTCATCATGCCCCTTATCATCCTTGGAGGAATTCTCAGCGGAATCTTCACACCCACAGAAGCCGCTTCGGTCGCCGCAGGATATGCGGTGATTGTTGGATTACTCGTTCTTCGTACTCTTAAGCTTTCAGATCTTCCTTCCATTTTCTATCGTGCCATGTTGACGACCTCTACCATCTTTCTCGTTATGGCCTGCGCAAACGTGTTTACCTGGATTCTCGGCACGGAGATGATTCCACAAAAAATTGCAAGTGCCATAACCTCAATTTCCCAGAACCCTTATGTCCTCCTGTTGCTGATTAACCTGGTGCTTTTCATCGTGGGGTGTTTTCTCGAAGGAATTGCTGCAATCATAATTATGGTGCCCATACTGCTACCCATCGCCCAGCATGCCGGAATTGATCCCGTACACTTTGGCATCATTGTCGTAATGAATCTGATGATAGGGCTGATAACGCCTCCCCTGGGGCTTTGTCTTTTCGTGTGCTGTTCCGTTAGCAACGTGGATTTTGTGGATCTGGTCAAGGCGATCTTTCCCTTTTTGTTGATTGAAATTGTGACATTGTTTGTGGTTACTTATGTTCCCGGTGTTGCCCTATTTGTTCCCCGAATGTTCGGGTACTGA
- a CDS encoding TRAP transporter small permease, with protein MTGFIILASLFFEKLSRVLVSIMVGAMLVVVLSQVVFRYLLQSPLPWSEELARYLMIWAACLAGANAYADKAHVTVNIITRSIAGRMERFVNVGIHAVVATLMLVIFYQGWKLALKVSDQLSPAMSISMFWTYSSVPVGAGMTFTHALRLLLQTLFSPDTRDTVLME; from the coding sequence ATGACGGGCTTTATAATTCTGGCGTCACTCTTTTTCGAAAAGCTGAGCAGGGTACTGGTCTCTATCATGGTCGGTGCCATGCTCGTTGTGGTGCTCTCGCAGGTCGTCTTTCGTTACCTTCTTCAGAGTCCTCTGCCCTGGTCTGAGGAGCTCGCGAGATACCTGATGATATGGGCTGCCTGCTTGGCCGGTGCCAATGCTTATGCAGACAAAGCCCATGTGACCGTAAACATAATTACCCGATCTATTGCCGGACGGATGGAGCGATTTGTGAACGTCGGAATCCACGCGGTTGTTGCGACGCTCATGCTGGTGATCTTTTATCAGGGATGGAAATTGGCCTTAAAGGTTTCCGATCAACTGTCGCCTGCCATGAGCATCTCCATGTTCTGGACCTATTCTTCCGTTCCCGTCGGAGCGGGGATGACCTTTACCCACGCCCTCCGATTGCTTTTGCAGACGCTTTTTAGTCCGGACACCAGAGACACTGTGCTGATGGAATGA